Proteins encoded by one window of Rhodobium gokarnense:
- a CDS encoding hydrogenase maturation protein produces the protein MRVLFLVHSFNSLAQRLFVELREHGMEVSVEFDINDAVTREAVALFKPDVVLAPFLKRAIPEDVFTAVPCLIVHPGVRGDRGPSALDWAILRREKIWGVTVLQAEAELDAGPVWAWREFAMRPAAKSSLYRNEVTEAAVEAVMEALAMIAIGDFSPERRSRGSDWEVTGVANPPCRQGDRTIDWQRDSTLRVLRKIRSADGSPGLLDEIEGTPFYHYDVHPAEGLTGEAGALIARSGTAVARATRTGAIWIGHLRATDDGALKLPAVRVLGRRAAALPDVPDGYREITYTEAGDVGFLEFVFYNGAMSTDQCLRLRDAYVEALSQPTKVLVLTGGPDTWSNGLHLGVIEAADSPADESLANIEAMDDLCRAIITTTDRLVVSALRGNAGAGGVFLALAADQVWARDGVVLNPHYKDMGNLYGSEYWTYLLPKRVGPQNAERIAAARLPMGVAEAVRLGLVDKALTSDPVALEDDILQEALALAATPGLARRIWDKRMARARDEADKPLAAYRAEEIEKMKRNFYGFDPSYHVARNNFLRKVPKSRTPLTLARHRSTKA, from the coding sequence ATGCGCGTTCTCTTCCTCGTCCACAGCTTCAACAGCCTCGCCCAGCGGCTCTTCGTGGAACTGCGCGAGCACGGCATGGAGGTCTCGGTCGAGTTCGACATCAACGATGCGGTGACCCGCGAGGCGGTCGCCCTCTTCAAGCCCGACGTAGTGCTGGCGCCGTTCCTGAAGCGGGCGATCCCGGAGGACGTCTTCACCGCCGTGCCCTGCCTCATCGTCCATCCGGGCGTGCGCGGCGACCGCGGCCCGTCGGCGCTCGACTGGGCGATCCTCCGGCGCGAAAAGATCTGGGGCGTGACGGTCCTGCAGGCCGAGGCCGAGCTCGATGCCGGACCGGTCTGGGCCTGGCGCGAGTTCGCCATGCGGCCGGCGGCCAAATCGAGCCTTTACCGCAACGAGGTGACGGAGGCGGCCGTCGAGGCGGTGATGGAGGCGCTGGCGATGATCGCCATCGGCGACTTTTCGCCGGAGCGGCGCTCGCGCGGCAGCGACTGGGAGGTGACGGGCGTCGCCAATCCGCCCTGCCGTCAGGGCGACCGGACCATCGACTGGCAGCGGGATTCGACCCTCAGGGTGCTGCGCAAGATCCGCTCGGCCGATGGATCGCCGGGCCTGCTCGACGAGATCGAGGGAACGCCCTTCTACCATTACGACGTCCATCCGGCCGAGGGCCTGACGGGCGAAGCGGGCGCGCTGATCGCCCGCTCCGGCACGGCCGTCGCGCGGGCAACGCGCACCGGGGCGATCTGGATCGGCCATCTGAGGGCGACTGACGACGGCGCCCTGAAGCTGCCCGCGGTGCGGGTGCTCGGGCGACGGGCCGCGGCGCTGCCGGACGTGCCGGACGGCTATCGCGAGATCACCTATACCGAGGCGGGCGACGTCGGGTTCCTGGAGTTCGTCTTCTACAACGGGGCGATGTCGACCGATCAGTGCCTGCGTCTGCGCGACGCCTATGTGGAGGCGCTGTCGCAGCCGACCAAGGTGCTGGTGCTGACCGGCGGGCCGGACACCTGGTCGAACGGGCTCCATCTCGGCGTCATCGAGGCCGCCGATAGTCCGGCCGACGAGTCGCTCGCCAATATCGAGGCGATGGACGACCTCTGCCGGGCGATCATCACCACAACCGACCGGCTGGTGGTCTCCGCGCTTCGCGGCAATGCCGGGGCCGGCGGTGTCTTCCTGGCGCTCGCCGCCGATCAGGTCTGGGCGCGCGACGGCGTCGTCCTCAATCCCCACTACAAGGACATGGGCAATCTCTACGGGTCCGAATACTGGACCTATCTCCTGCCGAAGCGGGTCGGCCCTCAGAATGCGGAGCGGATCGCGGCGGCGCGACTGCCCATGGGCGTTGCCGAGGCGGTGCGGCTCGGGCTTGTCGACAAGGCATTGACGTCGGATCCGGTCGCGCTGGAGGACGACATCCTGCAGGAGGCGCTGGCGCTCGCCGCCACCCCGGGCCTCGCCCGGCGGATCTGGGACAAGCGCATGGCGCGGGCGCGGGACGAGGCGGACAAACCGCTCGCCGCCTATCGCGCCGAGGAGATCGAGAAGATGAAGCGCAATTTCTACGGCTTCGATCCGAGCTACCACGTCGCCCGCAACAACTTCCTGCGCAAGGTGCCGAAGTCGCGGACGCCGCTGACGCTGGCGCGCCATCGCTCCACGAAAGCCTGA
- a CDS encoding DUF4412 domain-containing protein gives MQIKGTATGLLMGALSLLSAGAVAAAETAGATTEFTADAVITMPQRGVQSGTLYVSADGVRMDSLHQGRRVIEIRMPKEGIARIVFPDERTYMEMQLPPSGAGASMGPQTVPCEPSDDVGCEKVATEQLGGTEVEVWEVTPKGAPKPIRIWWDANRKMPMRQAMPDGSVMQAALQNTEDFGGRTVERWEVSFRSPDGRYVTGTILYDPEYALSVYENMPGGMVRELRNIRPGKPDAALFEVPAGFSKIEPPRPPAPPQGQGMPQGQQMPPPGYGQPPAGYGQPPQMPAQQ, from the coding sequence ATGCAGATCAAGGGTACAGCCACCGGACTGCTGATGGGAGCGCTGAGCCTTCTCAGTGCCGGCGCAGTCGCGGCGGCAGAGACCGCCGGAGCCACCACCGAATTCACCGCCGATGCGGTCATCACCATGCCCCAGCGCGGCGTCCAGAGCGGCACGCTCTACGTCTCGGCAGACGGCGTGCGCATGGATTCGCTCCACCAGGGCCGCCGGGTGATCGAGATCCGCATGCCCAAGGAGGGCATTGCCCGCATCGTCTTCCCCGACGAGCGCACTTATATGGAAATGCAGTTGCCGCCCTCCGGCGCCGGCGCATCGATGGGGCCGCAGACCGTGCCGTGCGAGCCATCCGACGACGTCGGCTGCGAGAAGGTCGCCACCGAACAGCTCGGCGGCACCGAGGTCGAGGTCTGGGAGGTGACGCCCAAGGGCGCGCCGAAGCCGATCCGCATCTGGTGGGACGCCAACCGCAAGATGCCGATGCGCCAGGCGATGCCCGACGGCTCGGTCATGCAGGCCGCACTCCAGAACACCGAGGATTTTGGCGGCCGCACCGTGGAGCGCTGGGAGGTCTCGTTCCGCTCGCCGGACGGGCGCTATGTCACTGGCACCATCCTCTACGATCCGGAATACGCCCTCAGCGTCTATGAGAACATGCCCGGCGGCATGGTCCGCGAGCTGCGCAACATCCGGCCCGGCAAACCCGACGCCGCGCTGTTCGAGGTGCCGGCAGGGTTCAGCAAGATCGAGCCGCCGCGCCCGCCGGCCCCGCCGCAGGGGCAGGGCATGCCGCAAGGCCAGCAGATGCCGCCCCCGGGCTACGGCCAACCGCCGGCGGGGTATGGACAACCGCCGCAGATGCCGGCGCAGCAATGA